The following coding sequences lie in one Cytophagia bacterium CHB2 genomic window:
- a CDS encoding DUF4382 domain-containing protein: protein MRKIATGSRIAKGRMNFFHEDTIMKYLHSTATVIGVVLSFILAGCEKDPMSGTSGNLKLSIKAMSGALAKETDAQAQQVTITSAQVVISEIEIESASEDSLDFVSEIPLIVNLNLAGTMTQISTISVPYGTYDEIEVEICKLDTSDGQGYTTNPNLQNRTIFVSGYVEGDSNAVFTFTSAIKLEQEQEFNPPLVIDASSPNTNVVLTIDTTTWFSDGAGGYLDPRLPLNQKAIERNIKASIKAFEDDDDDGKDDDHDDDGDD, encoded by the coding sequence TTGCGTAAAATTGCAACTGGCTCAAGAATTGCAAAAGGGCGAATGAACTTTTTCCATGAGGATACCATCATGAAATACCTTCATTCGACCGCCACTGTGATCGGGGTTGTGTTGAGCTTCATTCTTGCCGGCTGTGAAAAAGATCCGATGTCCGGCACCAGCGGCAACTTAAAATTGAGCATAAAAGCCATGTCTGGCGCGCTGGCCAAGGAAACTGATGCGCAAGCCCAGCAAGTCACCATTACTTCCGCTCAAGTCGTAATTAGTGAAATCGAGATTGAGAGTGCATCGGAAGACAGCTTGGATTTTGTGTCAGAGATCCCGCTAATCGTCAATCTCAATCTTGCTGGAACGATGACGCAAATCAGCACCATTTCGGTTCCTTACGGAACGTATGATGAGATTGAGGTCGAAATCTGTAAGCTGGACACCAGCGACGGCCAAGGTTACACAACTAATCCCAACCTGCAGAATCGCACGATCTTCGTCAGCGGCTACGTCGAGGGCGACAGCAATGCTGTTTTCACATTTACCAGCGCCATCAAGCTGGAACAAGAGCAAGAATTTAATCCGCCGCTGGTGATCGACGCAAGCTCGCCGAATACCAATGTCGTTCTAACCATTGACACCACAACCTGGTTCAGCGATGGCGCCGGCGGCTATCTTGATCCGCGACTTCCCCTGAATCAGAAGGCAATCGAGCGAAACATCAAGGCTTCCATTAAAGCCTTCGAAGATGACGATGATGATGGTAAAGATGATGACCACGATGACGACGGTGATGACTAA
- a CDS encoding alpha/beta fold hydrolase: protein MLILSGRSSFSGWKFFAIIYLALLACSHAVRFFSPPETAARPDQNVLTLNALAHDRILPQHVKVAYNDLQPDNVISPPVVLLLHGSPVASITFRKFAPELAQSCRVLVPDLPGFGHSTLRIPDYSIRSHATYVLQMLDSLRLSRVHLVAYSMSGGVALHLAERAPERIQSITMVSALGVQELELLGDYHLNHAVHGLQLAFLWLVQEGVPHFGYLDDVFLNVPYARNFFDSDQRPLRAILTHYQNPMLIVHGRHDPLVPLAAAQEHYRLVPQSELQLFEGGHELIFSKPHMIAKQIEAFIQQAEQGRRLTRSQASSERFALAQQPFDPSQIPQAQGIALVTLVFLLALATLVSEDLTCISAGLLVARGTMGYFSATLGCFLGIVFGDFLLFFAGKYLGGPALRRAPMKWFFNEDAITRGRRWFEREGAKVIVLSRFMPGSRLPTYVAAGLLRMSFWKFCGYFVLAAALWTPALVAVSTLLGGKVMEYLSLYEQYSWRILIGLAVVLWFMAKLVVPLFSFRGRRLLVSKWRRLTHWEFWPLWAFYPPVIFYVLYLGLKHRSLTVFTAANPAIFTGGFLGESKSDILNRLAGADGYIARHRLICVSGNEEQRVQAVKSFMHEFSLSFPIVFKPDVGQRGAGVSVVRSEQEMRDYFGKSEGDTIVQEYAPGYEYGVFYYRHPDQAQGSIFAITDKRFPVVKGDGQSTLEELILNDSRAVCMARFLLNQHHARLFEVPAAGEVIPLVELGTHCRGAIFFDGEKIKTPELEASIDAVSRHFEGFYFGRYDIRTPSPEDFKQGKNFKVIELNGVTSEATSIYDPGNSLFKAYRVLMKQWRIAFEIGALNRARGIRPVPLRELIRVVRNSYGLAKAQEK, encoded by the coding sequence ATGCTGATTTTATCGGGCCGTTCCTCTTTCTCTGGCTGGAAATTTTTTGCGATCATCTATCTTGCCCTGTTGGCGTGTTCGCATGCCGTCCGTTTCTTTTCTCCGCCAGAAACAGCGGCGCGCCCCGATCAGAACGTATTGACTCTCAATGCCCTCGCGCATGATCGCATACTGCCGCAGCATGTGAAGGTAGCTTACAATGATCTACAGCCCGATAACGTAATCAGCCCTCCTGTTGTTTTGTTGCTGCACGGCAGTCCGGTGGCCTCGATCACATTTAGAAAATTTGCGCCCGAGCTCGCGCAAAGCTGCCGGGTGTTGGTTCCCGATCTCCCCGGTTTTGGCCACTCAACGTTGCGCATTCCAGACTATTCGATTCGCAGCCACGCGACGTATGTTTTACAGATGTTGGATTCTCTTCGTCTCTCGCGCGTTCACCTCGTCGCTTATAGCATGAGCGGCGGTGTTGCCCTTCATCTTGCCGAACGCGCGCCCGAGCGCATTCAATCGATAACGATGGTATCGGCACTCGGCGTGCAAGAGTTGGAACTGCTGGGCGATTACCATCTCAACCATGCCGTGCATGGATTGCAGCTTGCTTTTTTGTGGTTGGTGCAAGAAGGTGTGCCGCATTTTGGCTATTTGGACGACGTCTTTCTGAATGTGCCGTATGCGCGGAATTTTTTTGATTCGGATCAACGGCCGTTGCGCGCTATTCTCACACACTATCAAAATCCGATGCTGATTGTTCACGGCAGGCATGATCCGCTTGTGCCGCTGGCAGCCGCGCAAGAACATTATCGCCTCGTGCCGCAAAGTGAATTGCAGCTTTTTGAAGGCGGACACGAGTTGATCTTCAGCAAGCCTCACATGATTGCCAAACAAATTGAGGCTTTTATCCAACAGGCGGAACAGGGGAGGCGCCTGACACGCTCGCAAGCCTCGTCCGAGCGCTTCGCGCTTGCGCAACAGCCATTTGATCCATCGCAAATTCCTCAAGCACAGGGCATCGCCCTGGTCACGCTGGTGTTCCTGCTTGCGCTGGCCACGCTTGTAAGCGAAGATTTGACCTGCATCAGTGCCGGCTTGTTGGTGGCGCGCGGCACAATGGGATATTTCTCCGCAACGCTCGGCTGTTTTCTCGGCATTGTGTTTGGCGATTTTTTGCTGTTTTTCGCTGGAAAATATTTAGGCGGGCCGGCGTTGCGCCGCGCGCCCATGAAATGGTTTTTCAATGAAGATGCCATTACGCGCGGTCGCCGGTGGTTCGAGCGTGAAGGCGCAAAAGTCATTGTATTGAGCCGCTTCATGCCCGGCAGCCGGTTGCCGACTTATGTTGCCGCGGGTTTGCTCCGAATGAGTTTCTGGAAATTTTGTGGCTATTTCGTGCTGGCAGCGGCTTTGTGGACGCCTGCGTTGGTCGCGGTTTCCACTTTGCTCGGCGGTAAAGTGATGGAATACCTTTCGCTTTATGAACAGTATTCGTGGCGCATTCTAATCGGCCTAGCAGTCGTGCTTTGGTTTATGGCAAAGCTCGTCGTGCCATTGTTCAGCTTTCGCGGTCGACGATTGTTGGTTTCAAAATGGCGCCGGCTCACGCATTGGGAATTCTGGCCGCTGTGGGCGTTTTATCCGCCAGTGATTTTTTATGTTTTATATCTTGGTCTCAAGCATCGCTCACTCACCGTGTTTACTGCGGCGAATCCTGCCATTTTCACGGGCGGTTTTCTGGGGGAATCGAAATCAGACATTCTCAATCGGCTTGCCGGCGCGGATGGCTATATCGCACGCCATCGCTTAATTTGTGTCTCGGGTAACGAAGAGCAGCGTGTGCAAGCGGTGAAAAGTTTTATGCACGAGTTTTCTCTTTCATTTCCAATCGTGTTCAAACCGGATGTTGGCCAACGCGGCGCGGGTGTGAGCGTCGTTCGATCCGAACAAGAGATGCGCGATTATTTCGGAAAGAGTGAGGGCGATACGATTGTGCAGGAATACGCGCCGGGTTATGAGTATGGTGTATTTTATTACCGCCATCCCGATCAAGCTCAGGGAAGTATTTTTGCGATTACTGACAAAAGATTCCCCGTCGTAAAGGGCGATGGCCAGAGCACGCTCGAAGAATTGATTCTTAATGATAGCCGGGCGGTTTGCATGGCGCGTTTCCTGCTCAACCAGCATCACGCGCGTTTGTTCGAGGTGCCGGCTGCTGGTGAAGTCATACCATTAGTGGAATTGGGCACGCATTGCCGCGGCGCGATTTTTTTTGACGGCGAAAAAATCAAGACGCCCGAGCTTGAAGCTTCGATAGACGCGGTTAGCCGCCATTTTGAGGGATTTTATTTCGGAAGGTACGACATCCGTACGCCTTCGCCGGAAGATTTCAAGCAGGGAAAAAATTTCAAGGTGATTGAACTAAACGGCGTGACCTCGGAAGCGACAAGTATTTATGATCCGGGGAACAGCTTGTTCAAGGCTTATCGCGTGTTGATGAAGCAATGGCGCATCGCTTTCGAGATCGGCGCGCTGAATCGTGCACGGGGTATTCGGCCAGTGCCATTGCGCGAGCTGATAAGAGTGGTAAGAAATTCATACGGCCTGGCGAAGGCTCAAGAAAAATGA